From a single Coriobacteriaceae bacterium genomic region:
- a CDS encoding sugar phosphate isomerase/epimerase: MSYPQLAVMNISHRYFSLEEFFSSAAASGYTCCELWTGAMHLYVDCHGYDSLEQVRELSQRYGVRIVGLCPEQNNPKPWNIAARGNEARARTLAYFKNVIDIAAELGAEQVMVSSGWAFLNEPIEDAWGRSASMLRAIAEHAGERGVRLVLEALQPVESMIVNSAADTKRMIEAVDHPALKACLDMGAMAVAGDTIDDYFDLLGDDVAHVHFVDVAADGTTHLAWGDGGRDMRADLDRLVARGYRGVVSAETYDGRYFADPAAADAQVMAEYRRAIGA, translated from the coding sequence ATGAGCTATCCCCAGCTTGCCGTTATGAATATCAGCCATCGCTACTTTAGCCTTGAAGAGTTCTTTTCTTCGGCGGCGGCCTCGGGCTACACGTGCTGCGAACTTTGGACGGGGGCGATGCACCTGTATGTGGACTGCCATGGTTACGATTCGCTCGAGCAGGTGCGTGAGCTGTCACAGCGGTATGGGGTTCGGATTGTGGGGCTTTGTCCCGAACAGAACAACCCCAAGCCGTGGAATATCGCGGCGCGCGGGAATGAGGCGCGTGCCCGCACGCTCGCGTACTTTAAGAACGTTATAGATATCGCGGCGGAACTTGGAGCCGAGCAGGTCATGGTCTCGAGCGGCTGGGCATTTTTGAACGAGCCGATCGAGGACGCGTGGGGTCGCAGCGCCTCGATGCTGCGTGCGATTGCCGAGCATGCGGGAGAGCGCGGCGTGCGACTGGTGCTCGAGGCCCTGCAGCCAGTTGAGTCGATGATCGTGAACTCGGCGGCCGACACGAAGCGCATGATCGAGGCAGTTGATCATCCGGCACTTAAGGCATGTCTGGATATGGGCGCCATGGCGGTGGCGGGGGATACCATCGACGATTATTTCGATCTGCTTGGCGATGATGTCGCCCACGTACATTTTGTCGATGTTGCGGCAGACGGCACCACGCACCTTGCCTGGGGTGACGGCGGTCGCGATATGCGCGCCGACTTGGATAGACTGGTGGCGCGCGGCTATCGCGGAGTTGTTTCGGCCGAGACCTATGACGGGCGCTATTTTGCCGACCCCGCAGCTGCCGATGCGCAGGTAATGGCAGAGTATCGTCGTGCGATTGGCGCCTAG
- a CDS encoding PTS system mannose/fructose/sorbose family transporter subunit IID yields the protein MRTMTSSPENKITRSDLVKSAVNVGALGMEFSWTYYKQMNIAFCLMVANMLKKIYAGRPDDYAEALHRHCAFFNITVQFAPFVGGIAMAMEEKVARGEIEPESVNDVKAALMGPLSGIGDSIFLSTLRVVAAAVGISLCQAGNPFGPIAFLLIYNVPGFALRVWGAVKGYELGVGFLDEAQRTGLMQKIMTCVGIVGVMVVGAMCKDMFWASIPVAIGSGDDAQTLQDILDGIMPGMLGMLAFWLYYWLLSKKINPMVLIVATMAVGIVGAFFGVLA from the coding sequence ATGAGGACGATGACTTCTAGTCCCGAGAACAAGATCACGCGCTCCGACCTCGTCAAGAGCGCCGTCAACGTCGGCGCCCTGGGCATGGAGTTCTCCTGGACCTACTACAAGCAGATGAACATCGCCTTCTGCCTGATGGTCGCCAACATGCTCAAGAAGATCTACGCCGGCCGCCCCGACGACTACGCCGAGGCCCTGCACCGCCACTGCGCGTTCTTCAACATCACCGTCCAGTTCGCCCCGTTCGTCGGCGGCATCGCGATGGCCATGGAGGAGAAGGTCGCCCGCGGCGAGATCGAGCCCGAGAGCGTCAACGACGTCAAGGCCGCCCTCATGGGCCCGCTGTCCGGCATCGGCGACTCCATCTTCCTGTCGACGCTGCGCGTGGTCGCCGCCGCGGTGGGCATCAGCCTGTGCCAGGCCGGCAACCCCTTCGGCCCCATCGCCTTCCTGCTCATCTACAACGTCCCCGGCTTCGCGCTGCGCGTCTGGGGCGCCGTCAAGGGCTACGAGCTGGGCGTGGGCTTCCTGGACGAGGCCCAGAGGACCGGCCTCATGCAGAAGATCATGACCTGCGTGGGCATCGTGGGCGTCATGGTCGTGGGCGCCATGTGCAAGGACATGTTCTGGGCCAGCATCCCGGTGGCCATCGGCTCGGGCGACGACGCCCAGACCCTCCAGGACATCCTGGACGGCATCATGCCCGGCATGCTCGGCATGCTCGCCTTCTGGCTGTACTACTGGCTGCTGTCCAAGAAGATCAACCCCATGGTGCTGATCGTGGCCACCATGGCCGTGGGCATCGTCGGCGCGTTCTTCGGCGTGCTGGCATAA
- the hisG gene encoding ATP phosphoribosyltransferase: MTATPWGFRDILPEEAQAREEIACTVKGCFREHHYLPVETPLLEDKGSLEEGGRIADTPFKLFDDDGRLLVVRPDNTLPIVRLVSTRMRAADLPLRLRYEAPVVRECQRNAGGSRQFTQLGFELIGAGDTAGDVEIVSLVADAVRKLALPDARIIAGSVRPFKELLAACEDRELAAEALRCVHSNDFVGLDARVAASAESEAVKAAISELPRLHGGAEILDRVDALLEAAGIVAPLTRELRALVEGLAPEDAQVLSFDFSIMNSFYYYTGLVFKAYAGGLPDPVGSGGRYDSIFTGAFGDGIEVPAAGFAFSLERLEAAHTSAEDAASDGDHAAGRGAEGPLRIAVPKGSLKADTLDVLEAAGLDVSELRDPGRHLIVRGRDTRAGEGAVGDIEFVIVRPSDAPAFVGCGGADCGICGWDSLIEADLNLLQLVDLGYGLCTFIEAEPVWRAGQAERNYARRGSLRVATKYPRIASAWYAECGVNADIVSLHGNIELGPIVGMTDRIVDITATGATLRDNDLVITGRIMDCTARFFVNPGAARLDPRVRNLADRLAAAVKDKHFEPVAGSAQ; the protein is encoded by the coding sequence ATGACGGCCACACCGTGGGGATTCCGGGACATATTGCCCGAGGAGGCTCAGGCACGCGAGGAGATCGCATGTACGGTGAAGGGCTGCTTTAGGGAGCATCATTACCTGCCGGTTGAGACGCCGCTGCTCGAGGACAAGGGTTCGCTCGAGGAAGGCGGCCGCATTGCGGACACGCCGTTTAAGCTCTTTGACGATGATGGGCGTTTGCTGGTGGTCCGTCCCGACAACACGCTGCCGATCGTGCGCTTGGTTTCGACCCGCATGCGCGCGGCCGATCTGCCACTGCGTCTTCGCTACGAGGCGCCGGTGGTTCGTGAGTGCCAGCGCAATGCCGGCGGCTCGCGCCAGTTTACACAGCTGGGCTTTGAGCTTATCGGTGCGGGAGATACCGCGGGCGATGTCGAGATTGTCTCGCTGGTAGCCGATGCCGTGCGCAAGCTGGCGTTGCCCGATGCGCGCATTATCGCAGGTAGCGTGCGTCCTTTTAAGGAGCTGCTCGCGGCGTGCGAGGATCGCGAGCTGGCTGCCGAGGCCCTGCGCTGCGTGCACTCCAATGACTTTGTGGGCCTCGATGCCCGCGTGGCGGCAAGCGCCGAGTCCGAGGCCGTCAAGGCCGCCATTAGCGAGCTGCCGCGCTTGCACGGCGGTGCCGAGATACTCGACCGTGTGGATGCGCTGCTGGAAGCTGCCGGTATCGTCGCGCCGCTGACGCGCGAGCTGCGTGCCCTGGTCGAGGGCCTGGCTCCCGAGGACGCCCAGGTGCTGTCCTTCGACTTCTCCATCATGAACTCTTTTTATTACTACACGGGCCTGGTCTTTAAGGCCTATGCCGGTGGCCTGCCCGATCCGGTGGGCTCGGGCGGTCGCTACGACTCCATCTTTACCGGCGCGTTCGGCGATGGCATCGAGGTACCGGCGGCGGGATTTGCCTTTTCGCTCGAGCGTCTGGAGGCCGCGCACACTTCGGCTGAGGACGCCGCTTCCGACGGCGACCACGCCGCGGGCCGTGGTGCTGAGGGTCCGCTGCGCATCGCCGTTCCCAAGGGCTCGCTTAAGGCCGACACGCTCGACGTGCTCGAGGCCGCGGGCCTGGACGTCTCCGAGCTGCGCGACCCCGGCCGTCACCTGATCGTGCGCGGTCGCGATACGCGTGCCGGCGAGGGCGCGGTCGGCGATATCGAGTTTGTCATCGTGCGCCCCAGCGATGCGCCCGCTTTTGTGGGCTGCGGTGGTGCCGATTGCGGCATCTGCGGCTGGGATTCGCTTATCGAGGCCGACCTCAACCTGCTGCAGCTGGTCGATTTGGGTTACGGCCTGTGCACCTTTATTGAGGCTGAGCCCGTTTGGCGCGCCGGTCAGGCCGAGCGCAACTATGCCCGCCGCGGTTCGCTTCGCGTGGCAACCAAGTACCCGCGCATCGCGAGTGCCTGGTATGCCGAGTGCGGCGTGAACGCCGACATCGTTTCGCTGCACGGCAACATCGAGCTGGGACCCATCGTCGGTATGACCGATCGCATCGTGGATATCACCGCCACGGGCGCCACGCTGCGCGACAACGACCTGGTCATCACCGGCCGCATTATGGACTGCACGGCCCGCTTCTTCGTCAACCCGGGTGCCGCGCGCCTGGATCCGCGCGTTCGCAACCTGGCCGATCGCCTGGCGGCTGCCGTGAAGGACAAGCATTTTGAGCCCGTTGCGGGCTCGGCACAATAG
- the hisB gene encoding imidazoleglycerol-phosphate dehydratase HisB: MGRYVEVTRKTGETDIVVRLDLDGSGVCDISTGVPFFDHMLNALGRHGLFDLTVHAMGDVEVDAHHTVEDTGIVLGEAFCQALGDKAGITRFADAAIAMDETLVMAAVDISGRGQAYCDLPVPTERVGTFDTELAVEFFYAFARDAKLTLHVRELAGGNSHHIIEAAFKAVGRTMRHACELDPRVQGIPSTKGSL; this comes from the coding sequence ATGGGCCGTTATGTCGAGGTGACCCGCAAGACGGGCGAGACCGACATTGTCGTTAGGCTCGATCTGGACGGATCCGGCGTGTGCGATATCTCGACCGGCGTGCCGTTTTTCGACCACATGCTCAACGCCCTTGGCCGCCATGGCCTGTTCGATCTGACGGTACATGCGATGGGCGATGTGGAGGTCGACGCGCACCACACCGTCGAGGACACGGGCATTGTGCTGGGCGAGGCGTTTTGCCAGGCACTGGGTGACAAGGCGGGCATTACGCGCTTTGCCGATGCGGCGATTGCCATGGACGAGACGCTCGTGATGGCCGCCGTTGATATCTCGGGTCGCGGGCAGGCCTATTGCGATCTACCCGTGCCGACCGAGCGCGTGGGCACCTTTGATACCGAGCTGGCCGTCGAGTTCTTCTACGCTTTTGCGCGCGACGCCAAACTCACGCTGCACGTGCGCGAGCTGGCGGGCGGCAACTCGCACCACATTATCGAGGCCGCCTTTAAGGCCGTGGGACGCACGATGCGCCACGCCTGCGAGCTTGATCCCCGCGTCCAAGGAATCCCCAGCACCAAGGGCTCACTGTAA
- a CDS encoding MFS transporter, whose protein sequence is MFAKDREAMRLTPAEVRLILIESLQWCANNAVYFLGLIGAATYDLAGTAFLVAAITLVRNLMTSVGNMVSGSVIDRFGPRRTSFVTCVITAVLSLGVGLAPLSVPGLVFAACVLGLAGGFINTCTHAFPGYLESTTEGRTRVNGLMVFYSNIAYTAGPLLGGAIVSCFATQSVYLLMAGMMGVAAVLSLGCHECVAPAKGEKPKGGILGGMAEGARLTFRDHDLRLIFISGFLGFFAFGAFDSLESLFYRDVLNVDIVWLGWLSSVVGLTSSVGAFILTKLSARHVNLRLLLGALMAVGIGSMVYVGTDMLGVAIIGQAINGLAWGFLEPLQMILIQERADIKYLGRITGFVRFGLMSAGVLPLLAAPFLAEALGVQAVLFGASTIIALVGTLFFVTQGRRQRR, encoded by the coding sequence ATGTTCGCGAAGGATCGCGAAGCAATGCGCCTGACGCCGGCAGAGGTCAGGCTGATTCTTATTGAGTCCCTGCAGTGGTGCGCCAACAACGCGGTCTACTTTTTGGGGCTTATCGGTGCGGCCACGTATGATCTGGCTGGCACGGCCTTTTTGGTTGCCGCCATTACGCTCGTGCGCAATCTTATGACGTCGGTGGGCAATATGGTGTCGGGCTCGGTCATCGATCGCTTTGGACCGCGCCGGACGTCGTTTGTGACGTGCGTGATTACGGCAGTGCTATCGCTTGGCGTGGGGTTGGCGCCGTTGTCTGTCCCCGGGCTTGTGTTTGCCGCGTGCGTCTTGGGACTTGCGGGCGGCTTTATCAACACCTGCACGCATGCGTTTCCGGGATACCTGGAGTCGACCACCGAGGGCCGTACCCGCGTGAACGGCCTCATGGTGTTCTACAGCAATATCGCCTATACCGCTGGCCCGCTGCTCGGCGGTGCCATCGTGAGCTGTTTTGCCACGCAATCGGTCTATCTGCTCATGGCGGGCATGATGGGTGTGGCGGCCGTGCTCTCCTTGGGCTGTCACGAGTGTGTTGCTCCCGCAAAAGGGGAGAAGCCGAAGGGCGGTATTTTGGGAGGCATGGCCGAGGGTGCGCGACTTACGTTTCGCGACCACGACCTGCGCCTCATCTTTATCTCGGGCTTTTTGGGTTTCTTTGCGTTTGGCGCGTTCGATTCGCTGGAGTCGTTGTTCTATCGCGATGTGCTCAACGTGGATATCGTCTGGCTGGGCTGGCTGTCCTCGGTCGTGGGCCTCACTTCCTCGGTGGGCGCGTTCATCCTGACCAAGCTTTCTGCCCGCCATGTCAACCTGCGATTGCTGCTCGGCGCGCTCATGGCCGTGGGCATTGGGTCCATGGTGTACGTGGGCACCGATATGCTGGGGGTCGCGATTATCGGTCAGGCGATTAACGGTCTGGCCTGGGGATTCCTGGAACCGCTGCAGATGATCTTGATTCAGGAGCGCGCCGACATCAAATACCTGGGGCGCATTACCGGCTTTGTGCGTTTTGGCCTGATGAGCGCCGGCGTGCTGCCGCTGCTGGCGGCTCCGTTTTTGGCGGAGGCTTTGGGCGTTCAGGCGGTGCTGTTTGGGGCATCGACCATTATTGCGCTGGTAGGAACGCTGTTCTTTGTCACACAAGGGAGGCGCCAGAGGCGTTAG
- a CDS encoding SIS domain-containing protein, with amino-acid sequence MKETEKIEIMHFDQEGYLEDGKALYEAGKKMTALADKVADEGYDAVFLMGVGGTWDELMQLEYLMNKFGDRDLEVYLIHAAEWNAMGHKRMTEKSVVLTASESGTTPEVLEAVKKMKDMGVRVYAMTKPEGPIGQAVGAENCVAMASDHGSGGCEKGYYLADCFGLRLLNRRGCFPKFDLFIEQTKDIWKDMLDIRKRFEPRAEELAKKYALAPYTMFIGSGALWGETILFSMCILEEMQWKRTRYITSADFFHGTLELVEPGVPVFLFMGEDENRKLDERVRAFLTRGVTGDTDINIIDTAEFAIPGLDDEFRVIVSPWILTVLVTDRLARYYETVTKHNLKYRRYYHQFDY; translated from the coding sequence ATGAAGGAAACCGAGAAGATCGAGATCATGCATTTCGACCAGGAGGGCTATCTCGAGGACGGCAAGGCGCTCTACGAGGCCGGCAAGAAGATGACCGCGCTCGCCGACAAGGTCGCCGACGAGGGCTACGACGCCGTGTTCCTGATGGGCGTCGGCGGCACCTGGGACGAGCTCATGCAGCTCGAGTACCTCATGAACAAGTTCGGCGACCGCGACCTCGAGGTCTACCTGATCCACGCCGCCGAGTGGAACGCCATGGGCCACAAGCGCATGACCGAGAAGTCCGTCGTGCTCACCGCCTCCGAGTCCGGCACCACCCCCGAGGTCCTCGAGGCCGTCAAGAAGATGAAGGACATGGGCGTGCGCGTCTACGCCATGACCAAGCCCGAGGGCCCCATCGGCCAGGCTGTCGGTGCCGAGAACTGCGTTGCCATGGCTTCTGATCATGGTTCGGGCGGCTGCGAGAAGGGCTACTACCTCGCCGACTGCTTCGGCCTGCGCCTGCTCAACCGCCGCGGCTGCTTCCCCAAGTTCGACCTGTTTATCGAGCAGACCAAGGACATCTGGAAGGACATGCTCGACATCCGCAAGCGCTTCGAGCCGCGCGCCGAGGAGCTCGCCAAGAAGTACGCCCTGGCCCCCTACACCATGTTCATCGGCTCCGGCGCCCTGTGGGGCGAGACGATCCTGTTCTCGATGTGCATCTTGGAGGAGATGCAGTGGAAGCGCACCCGCTACATCACCTCGGCCGACTTCTTCCACGGCACCCTCGAGCTCGTGGAGCCCGGCGTCCCGGTCTTCCTGTTCATGGGCGAGGACGAGAACCGCAAGCTCGACGAGCGCGTCCGCGCCTTCCTGACCCGCGGCGTGACCGGCGACACCGACATCAACATCATCGACACCGCCGAGTTCGCGATCCCCGGCCTTGACGACGAGTTCCGCGTCATCGTGTCCCCGTGGATCCTGACGGTGCTCGTTACCGACCGCCTGGCTCGCTACTACGAGACGGTCACCAAGCACAACCTCAAGTACCGTCGCTACTACCACCAGTTCGACTACTAA
- the hisC gene encoding histidinol-phosphate transaminase, translating to MAELTPRMKELVQPYLAGIEPYDPNFTPTRINLSANENTYPVPAGVREAVDAALAATPLNRYPDPMSNDLRDELAAWHGVARENICVGNGGDELLYNYLLAFGGAGRTLLNCPPCFSEYAFFASLCQTEVSDVWRDPVTFELDQAAVLAAAPECNLAIVTSPNNPTGDVAPLDFIAALCDACPGMVMVDEAYVEFADDSFGAATTAQGLIAEHSNLVILHTLSKAFGAAGTRLGYVIASPEVIDVFAAIRQIYSVSVLSQAAALACVRARDAYAPVVAQVVSERVRELCALRAMAAEGLPVEAWPSAANFVLVRTPHATRVRERLRDEYSILVRDFSYAPGLADCLRITVGTPQENDEVLAAFAALVKEEM from the coding sequence ATGGCCGAGCTGACGCCTCGCATGAAGGAACTCGTCCAGCCCTACTTGGCCGGCATTGAGCCCTACGATCCCAACTTTACGCCCACGCGCATCAACCTTTCGGCCAACGAGAACACCTATCCCGTGCCGGCCGGCGTGCGCGAGGCGGTCGACGCGGCGCTCGCCGCCACGCCGCTCAACCGCTATCCCGACCCCATGTCCAACGACCTGCGCGACGAGCTTGCCGCTTGGCATGGCGTGGCACGCGAGAACATCTGCGTGGGCAACGGCGGCGACGAGCTGCTCTATAACTACCTGCTGGCGTTTGGCGGCGCGGGGCGGACCCTGCTCAACTGCCCGCCATGCTTTAGCGAGTATGCGTTCTTTGCGTCGCTCTGCCAGACCGAGGTGAGCGACGTGTGGCGCGATCCGGTGACCTTTGAGCTCGACCAGGCTGCCGTGCTTGCGGCAGCGCCCGAGTGCAACCTGGCGATTGTGACCTCGCCCAACAATCCCACGGGCGACGTGGCGCCGCTCGACTTTATCGCGGCTCTGTGCGATGCGTGTCCCGGCATGGTGATGGTCGACGAGGCCTACGTGGAGTTTGCTGACGATTCGTTTGGCGCGGCCACCACGGCGCAAGGGCTTATCGCCGAGCATTCCAACCTGGTGATTCTGCATACGCTGTCCAAGGCGTTCGGCGCCGCCGGCACGCGTCTGGGCTATGTGATTGCGTCACCCGAGGTTATTGACGTGTTCGCGGCGATTCGCCAGATCTATTCAGTCAGCGTGCTGAGCCAGGCCGCGGCGCTTGCCTGCGTGCGTGCCCGCGATGCGTACGCGCCCGTGGTGGCACAGGTTGTATCCGAGCGCGTGCGCGAGCTGTGCGCCCTGCGCGCAATGGCTGCCGAGGGCCTGCCCGTGGAGGCGTGGCCGAGCGCGGCGAACTTTGTGCTCGTGCGCACGCCGCACGCCACGCGCGTGCGCGAGCGCCTGCGCGACGAGTATTCAATTTTGGTGCGCGACTTTAGCTACGCGCCGGGGCTTGCGGACTGTCTGCGCATTACCGTGGGTACCCCGCAGGAAAACGACGAGGTGCTGGCAGCGTTTGCCGCGCTGGTGAAGGAGGAGATGTAG
- a CDS encoding PTS sugar transporter subunit IIC, which yields MLVQAILVGLVGAFGCLDYQLGTLYAFRPIVLCPLVGLVLGDLQTGLAVGASLELLFMGSISIGAYVPPNETVGGVLACAFAIQLGQGTETAIALAMPIAVLALTIGNITNALFPVFVDMADKFALKGNLKGIYAVHWGIGIWGCVEYFLLCGGAFYLGSDAIQGLLDFIPPFIIDGCGVAANILPAMGFAMLGRLVLTKQLVPFYFLGFLLCSYANVPVLGVALIAIIIGIDKFDLLGLGGAQPQLSAEGDEDDDF from the coding sequence ATGCTTGTCCAAGCAATCCTCGTCGGCTTAGTCGGAGCGTTTGGATGCCTCGACTACCAGCTCGGCACCCTCTACGCGTTCCGCCCCATCGTCCTGTGCCCGCTCGTGGGCCTGGTGCTGGGGGACCTGCAGACTGGCCTTGCCGTTGGCGCCAGCCTGGAGTTGCTGTTCATGGGCTCGATTTCCATCGGCGCCTACGTGCCGCCTAACGAAACCGTCGGCGGCGTGCTCGCCTGCGCGTTTGCCATTCAGCTCGGTCAGGGTACCGAGACGGCCATCGCGCTCGCCATGCCCATCGCCGTCCTTGCGCTGACGATCGGCAACATTACCAATGCCTTGTTCCCTGTGTTTGTCGATATGGCAGACAAGTTCGCCCTCAAGGGAAACCTCAAAGGCATCTACGCCGTTCATTGGGGAATTGGAATCTGGGGCTGCGTCGAGTACTTCCTGCTGTGCGGCGGCGCCTTCTATTTGGGTTCCGACGCCATCCAGGGCCTGCTCGACTTCATCCCGCCCTTCATCATCGACGGTTGCGGCGTTGCCGCCAACATCCTGCCGGCCATGGGCTTCGCCATGCTCGGCCGCCTGGTGCTCACCAAGCAGCTCGTGCCCTTCTACTTCCTGGGCTTCCTGCTGTGCTCCTACGCCAACGTGCCCGTCCTGGGCGTCGCCCTGATCGCCATCATCATCGGCATCGACAAGTTCGACCTGCTCGGCCTGGGCGGAGCCCAGCCCCAGCTCTCCGCGGAAGGGGATGAGGACGATGACTTCTAG
- the hisD gene encoding histidinol dehydrogenase translates to MKTIKLAPGERLVTNQLNRKGVLPQNIVDAARDIVANVRANGDAAVRDYCQRFDGVELQSFRLPQEQIDAALEGLDPAFVAALEKAARQIREFHQREVEQSWFATRPDGTMLGVKVTPLAAAGIYVPGGRAQYPSTVLMNAIPAKVAGVKRVVMVTPPQKDGLISPYTLAAAKLGGVDEIYMVGGAQAVAALAYGTETIPRVDKITGPGNAFVAAAKQIVSGDVGIDMVAGPSEVCVLADATAKPMVVAADLMAQAEHDPLAACYLVTCDEQFAREVEAGIDILVAQSPRAEITRASLDNEGTIVVAADMAAAVEAVNTVAPEHLELHCKDAMGLLGGIRNAGAIFVGAWSSEPLGDYVAGPNHTLPTGGTAVFSNPLSVEEFVKRSSVICYTPEGLLSDAPATQRLAEAEGLWAHALSAALRRRVLEQGEDSVSAESLAAADLTKVAWPGDAAATVAEGVDLAAAGADGANATGGEA, encoded by the coding sequence ATGAAGACCATCAAGCTTGCTCCCGGTGAGCGCCTCGTTACCAACCAGCTCAACCGCAAGGGTGTGCTGCCGCAAAACATCGTCGACGCCGCCCGCGATATCGTGGCCAACGTGCGTGCCAACGGCGATGCTGCGGTGCGCGATTACTGCCAGCGTTTTGACGGTGTCGAGCTGCAAAGCTTTCGTCTGCCGCAAGAGCAGATCGATGCTGCGCTCGAAGGCCTCGACCCGGCCTTTGTCGCCGCGCTCGAGAAGGCTGCGCGCCAGATCCGTGAGTTTCACCAGCGCGAGGTCGAGCAGAGCTGGTTTGCCACGCGCCCGGACGGCACGATGCTCGGCGTTAAGGTGACCCCGCTTGCCGCGGCCGGCATCTACGTGCCGGGCGGTCGCGCGCAGTATCCCTCCACCGTGCTCATGAACGCTATCCCTGCCAAGGTGGCCGGCGTCAAGCGCGTGGTCATGGTGACGCCGCCACAAAAGGACGGCCTGATCAGCCCCTACACGCTCGCCGCGGCCAAGCTTGGCGGCGTGGACGAGATCTATATGGTGGGCGGCGCCCAGGCCGTGGCCGCGCTGGCGTACGGTACCGAGACCATTCCGCGCGTCGACAAGATCACCGGCCCGGGCAACGCCTTTGTCGCCGCGGCCAAGCAGATTGTCTCGGGCGACGTGGGCATCGACATGGTCGCCGGCCCCTCCGAGGTCTGCGTGCTGGCCGATGCCACGGCCAAGCCCATGGTGGTCGCGGCCGACCTGATGGCCCAGGCCGAGCACGATCCGCTTGCCGCCTGCTATCTGGTGACCTGCGACGAGCAGTTTGCGCGCGAGGTCGAGGCGGGTATCGACATTCTGGTGGCGCAGTCGCCGCGTGCCGAGATTACGCGCGCCTCGCTCGACAACGAGGGCACCATCGTGGTGGCCGCCGATATGGCTGCCGCCGTCGAGGCCGTGAACACCGTGGCGCCCGAGCACCTGGAGCTGCACTGCAAGGATGCAATGGGCCTGCTTGGCGGCATTCGCAACGCCGGCGCCATCTTTGTGGGCGCTTGGAGCTCCGAGCCGCTCGGCGATTACGTTGCCGGCCCCAACCACACGCTGCCGACCGGCGGCACGGCCGTGTTCTCCAACCCGCTTTCGGTGGAGGAGTTCGTTAAGCGCTCAAGCGTTATCTGCTATACGCCCGAGGGCCTGCTCTCCGACGCTCCCGCTACGCAGCGCTTGGCCGAAGCCGAGGGCCTGTGGGCGCACGCGCTTTCTGCCGCCCTGCGTCGTCGCGTGCTGGAACAGGGCGAGGATTCCGTGAGCGCCGAGTCGCTGGCGGCGGCCGACCTGACCAAGGTTGCCTGGCCGGGCGACGCCGCGGCGACGGTCGCCGAGGGTGTGGACTTGGCGGCTGCGGGCGCGGATGGCGCTAACGCGACCGGCGGGGAGGCCTAA
- a CDS encoding imidazole glycerol phosphate synthase subunit HisH, whose translation MGEPKIVVVDYHKGNLSSVVRGLARAGAAACTSDDPEQIRKADGLVIPGVGAFYDAIAFMRQSGEEAAVLDAVAAGTPLLGICLGLQLFFERGDEGVPADEGADDDASEQAGGPWVDGLGIMRGSCTRLESSRLKVPHVGWDQVHMTPAGAADPLLAGFAEGANMYFTHSYAVADDVDAADVLARTHYTRSFPCIVRHGNVWGCQFHPEKSSALGQRILKNFVNIVEEAGR comes from the coding sequence GTGGGCGAACCGAAGATCGTGGTGGTCGACTACCACAAAGGGAACTTGTCGAGCGTCGTGCGCGGGCTTGCGCGCGCCGGTGCCGCTGCCTGCACGTCGGATGATCCGGAACAGATCCGCAAGGCCGATGGCCTGGTCATCCCGGGCGTGGGCGCGTTCTATGACGCGATCGCCTTTATGCGCCAGAGCGGCGAGGAGGCGGCCGTGCTTGACGCCGTTGCCGCCGGAACTCCTCTGCTCGGCATCTGCCTGGGCCTTCAGCTGTTTTTTGAACGCGGCGACGAGGGCGTGCCGGCGGACGAGGGCGCGGACGACGATGCCTCCGAGCAGGCTGGCGGTCCCTGGGTCGATGGCCTGGGCATTATGCGCGGCTCGTGCACGCGCTTGGAATCGAGTCGCCTGAAGGTGCCGCACGTGGGCTGGGACCAGGTGCACATGACGCCCGCCGGCGCGGCCGATCCATTGCTCGCCGGTTTTGCCGAGGGCGCCAACATGTACTTCACCCACAGCTATGCGGTGGCCGACGATGTCGATGCCGCCGATGTTCTGGCGCGCACGCACTACACGCGGAGCTTCCCGTGCATCGTGCGCCACGGCAACGTGTGGGGCTGCCAGTTCCATCCCGAGAAATCCTCCGCGCTGGGACAGCGCATCCTTAAGAACTTCGTCAACATCGTCGAGGAGGCCGGCCGATGA